A portion of the Blastopirellula sediminis genome contains these proteins:
- a CDS encoding PQQ-binding-like beta-propeller repeat protein: MIRSASLLLLAFAVAPISAADWPQWLGPERDSIWRESGVAGQFPESGAKIKWRVPVSYGYSGPAVADGRVFLTDYLKKTGDITNNPGGPDVLTGTERVLCFDVATGKEIWKYEYPRNYSISYGAGPRATPTVDGDKVYTLGAEGDLICFNAVNGEVVWKKELRKEFKCDAPFWGYSAAPLVDGDTLYCIVGGEGSIAVAFDKNSGKELWRALSAPSQGYCPPTMIEFAGKKQLLIWHPLSLNSLNPATGEVYWSVPLEPSYAMSISPPRQEGNLLFAGGYSDTSVLLKLTEEPGAEVLWRGTGKTSIATANAPPIVDGKTIYGVDGISGQLMAAKVEDGKRLWETQKPTSPERRPKHATAFLVKLGETGNRYILASETGDLIFADLTPEAYTEINRAHILEPTNEAFGRAVVWAHPAYANKSAYLRNDKELVCVDLAAE; the protein is encoded by the coding sequence ATGATTCGCTCCGCTTCATTGTTGCTGTTGGCGTTTGCCGTCGCCCCCATATCGGCTGCTGATTGGCCCCAATGGCTTGGCCCCGAGCGAGACAGCATCTGGCGCGAGAGCGGCGTCGCTGGTCAGTTCCCAGAAAGTGGCGCCAAGATCAAATGGCGCGTTCCGGTTAGCTATGGATACTCTGGTCCGGCCGTGGCCGATGGGCGCGTCTTCCTGACCGACTATCTGAAGAAAACCGGCGACATCACCAACAATCCCGGGGGACCGGACGTTCTGACCGGTACCGAGCGGGTCCTTTGCTTTGACGTCGCGACCGGTAAAGAAATCTGGAAGTACGAGTATCCGCGCAACTACAGCATCAGCTACGGCGCCGGACCGCGGGCAACTCCAACCGTCGACGGCGACAAAGTCTATACCCTGGGCGCCGAAGGAGACCTGATCTGCTTCAACGCGGTCAACGGCGAAGTCGTCTGGAAAAAAGAGCTGCGTAAAGAGTTCAAATGCGACGCTCCGTTCTGGGGCTATTCGGCCGCTCCGCTGGTCGACGGCGATACGTTGTATTGCATCGTCGGCGGCGAAGGTTCGATCGCGGTCGCCTTCGATAAGAACAGCGGCAAGGAACTGTGGCGAGCACTCTCGGCGCCGTCCCAAGGTTATTGCCCGCCAACGATGATCGAATTCGCCGGCAAGAAACAGCTGCTGATCTGGCATCCCCTCTCGCTGAACAGTCTGAACCCGGCGACCGGCGAAGTTTACTGGTCGGTTCCGCTCGAACCGTCGTATGCGATGTCGATTTCGCCGCCGCGCCAGGAAGGGAATCTCCTCTTCGCCGGCGGGTACTCGGATACCAGCGTCCTGTTAAAACTGACCGAAGAGCCCGGCGCCGAAGTTCTGTGGCGTGGGACTGGTAAGACTTCGATCGCCACGGCCAACGCTCCGCCGATTGTCGACGGCAAGACGATTTACGGCGTCGACGGCATCAGCGGCCAGTTGATGGCGGCCAAGGTCGAAGATGGCAAGCGACTGTGGGAAACGCAGAAGCCGACCTCGCCCGAGCGTCGCCCGAAGCATGCGACCGCCTTCCTGGTGAAGCTGGGCGAAACCGGCAACCGCTACATCTTGGCGAGCGAAACCGGCGATCTGATCTTCGCCGACCTCACGCCGGAAGCGTATACGGAAATCAACCGCGCCCACATTCTGGAGCCGACCAACGAAGCGTTCGGCCGCGCTGTGGTCTGGGCCCATCCGGCTTACGCCAACAAATCGGCCTATCTCCGTAATGACAAAGAGCTTGTTTGCGTCGATCTGGCGGCCGAATAG
- a CDS encoding alpha/beta hydrolase, producing the protein MNRWQIAAFLTLASLFFGKFVQAQPLVKVITDVVYASPGGDDLKVDLYLPEGEGPFPGVLMVHGGAWLGGDRSRMAVHALQLARNGYVVASIGYRLAPVHKFPAQLDDCRTALDWLRQHAVEYHIDPNRIAGYGFSAGAHLVCLTAMTTSDPAEGLCAVVAGGTPCDLTLEPATSIRLAYFLGGSRAEKPEVYRQASPAKFVSDKAPPMFFFHGTADDLVPLAAVKAMCADLDQAGCRTQICEIDNAGHIGSFISPQARQEAVKFLDEVLQAPAAASQ; encoded by the coding sequence ATGAACCGATGGCAGATAGCGGCGTTTTTGACGCTGGCATCTCTATTTTTCGGCAAATTCGTCCAGGCTCAGCCTCTGGTTAAGGTCATCACCGACGTCGTTTACGCTTCCCCTGGGGGGGATGACCTGAAGGTCGACCTCTATTTGCCGGAAGGAGAAGGTCCGTTTCCAGGCGTTTTAATGGTCCACGGGGGCGCTTGGCTTGGAGGCGATCGGAGCCGGATGGCGGTCCATGCGCTGCAATTGGCCCGAAACGGCTATGTCGTCGCTTCCATTGGCTACCGGCTGGCCCCGGTTCACAAGTTCCCTGCCCAACTGGATGACTGCCGGACGGCGCTCGATTGGTTGCGCCAGCATGCCGTCGAATATCACATCGACCCCAATCGGATTGCTGGCTATGGATTCTCGGCCGGCGCCCACTTGGTTTGTCTGACGGCGATGACAACCAGCGATCCGGCCGAAGGCCTCTGCGCGGTTGTCGCCGGAGGAACTCCGTGCGACCTGACGCTTGAGCCGGCCACCAGTATCCGACTCGCTTATTTCCTGGGAGGAAGCCGCGCCGAAAAGCCGGAAGTCTATCGCCAGGCGTCGCCGGCCAAGTTCGTCTCTGACAAGGCGCCGCCGATGTTCTTCTTTCATGGAACCGCCGATGACCTGGTTCCGCTAGCGGCAGTCAAAGCGATGTGCGCCGATCTGGACCAAGCCGGCTGCCGAACGCAGATTTGTGAAATTGATAACGCCGGGCATATTGGCTCGTTCATTAGTCCACAAGCACGGCAAGAGGCGGTAAAATTTCTGGATGAAGTGCTGCAGGCGCCTGCGGCGGCTAGCCAGTAA
- a CDS encoding leucine-rich repeat domain-containing protein — protein MRFLPAWLAVALLVFTTGCPPKSTPDTAEVPTKVEPEKKVEPDDAEAVAALEALGGRLTKDDRGVVTVVDMSALSFNDEQLAPLGKLKNVKILKLYGADVHDATIDNVVQMKDLRDFSAANTVLTDAAVEKLVTLPELSVLQLRRTNITNKSLESMLALPKLRYLDLRYDAVNDEGMPTVAKMKNLEVLRLEGARISDVGLKELAGLSKMKFLNLRGTDITDAGFEAISHMTNLETLETNGTAMTDEGAKYLAPLTKLKKLELYRALLTDEGLANLKGMPDLEHLMLRETAIEGPGIESLTGLTKLKSLDLSETSFRDEGMVHIAKMPALESLNLWFTRVTADGLAHIKDMKTLKKLNLDDQGLGDDAMAHLAGLENLEELSINSNDQITNESVQYLKNLKHLKKLSIAFTQIDYQGVKELKDAIPGLEVKEG, from the coding sequence ATGCGATTCTTGCCCGCCTGGCTCGCCGTTGCTTTGTTGGTTTTTACGACTGGTTGTCCGCCGAAGTCGACTCCCGATACTGCGGAGGTTCCCACCAAAGTCGAGCCTGAGAAGAAGGTTGAACCGGATGACGCGGAAGCGGTGGCCGCGTTGGAAGCCTTGGGGGGACGTTTGACGAAGGACGATCGGGGCGTCGTTACCGTCGTCGATATGTCGGCTTTGTCGTTCAACGACGAACAACTTGCTCCTTTGGGCAAATTGAAGAACGTCAAAATCTTGAAGCTCTACGGCGCCGACGTCCATGACGCGACGATCGACAACGTGGTGCAGATGAAGGATCTCCGCGACTTCAGCGCCGCGAATACGGTTCTCACCGACGCCGCCGTCGAAAAGCTGGTGACCTTGCCGGAGCTGTCCGTGCTGCAACTGCGTCGCACTAACATCACCAACAAGTCGCTCGAATCGATGTTGGCGCTGCCGAAGCTGCGCTATCTCGATCTCCGCTACGACGCGGTCAACGACGAAGGGATGCCGACCGTCGCGAAGATGAAAAATCTGGAAGTCTTGCGTTTGGAGGGCGCCCGCATCAGCGACGTCGGTCTGAAAGAACTGGCCGGCCTGAGCAAGATGAAGTTCCTCAATTTGCGGGGCACCGACATTACCGACGCTGGGTTCGAAGCGATTTCGCACATGACGAATCTGGAAACGCTCGAAACCAACGGCACTGCGATGACCGATGAAGGCGCCAAGTATCTCGCGCCGCTGACCAAGCTGAAGAAGCTGGAACTTTATCGCGCTCTGCTGACCGACGAAGGCTTGGCGAACCTGAAGGGGATGCCGGACCTGGAGCACCTGATGTTGCGGGAAACGGCGATCGAAGGTCCGGGGATCGAAAGCTTGACCGGCCTAACGAAGCTGAAGTCGCTCGACCTGAGCGAAACGTCGTTCCGCGACGAAGGAATGGTCCATATCGCCAAGATGCCGGCGCTCGAATCGCTGAACCTGTGGTTCACCCGCGTGACCGCCGACGGTTTAGCTCACATCAAAGATATGAAGACCTTGAAGAAGCTGAACCTGGACGATCAAGGCTTGGGTGACGACGCGATGGCCCATTTGGCCGGACTGGAAAACCTGGAAGAGCTGTCGATCAACAGCAACGACCAGATCACCAACGAATCGGTCCAGTACCTGAAGAACCTGAAGCACTTGAAGAAGCTGTCGATCGCCTTCACGCAGATCGATTACCAAGGCGTCAAGGAACTGAAGGACGCGATTCCGGGTCTGGAAGTGAAAGAAGGTTAA
- the purN gene encoding phosphoribosylglycinamide formyltransferase, which yields MSHCADNPLRVAVLISGGGTTLRNLLEKIAAEHLWIKVALVVSSTPKAKGLQYATDGDIPVSIADWKSYESTESFSEAVFGACRAAGVDLVVMGGFLKHVLIPADFDNRVINIHPSLIPAFCGEGFYGARVHQAAIDYGVKLSGCTIHLVDNHYDNGPVVAQQSVPVLPDDDAAALAARVFEAECELYPHVLQLFAEGRITIDGRKVAVR from the coding sequence ATGAGCCACTGTGCCGATAACCCGCTGCGTGTCGCCGTTCTGATCTCAGGCGGCGGCACGACGCTGCGCAACTTGCTCGAGAAGATCGCCGCCGAACATCTCTGGATCAAGGTCGCGCTCGTCGTCTCCAGCACGCCGAAAGCGAAGGGCCTTCAGTACGCGACCGACGGCGACATTCCCGTCTCGATCGCCGATTGGAAGTCGTACGAGTCGACCGAGTCGTTCAGCGAAGCCGTCTTCGGCGCCTGCCGCGCCGCCGGCGTCGACCTGGTCGTGATGGGCGGTTTCCTGAAGCATGTGCTGATTCCGGCCGACTTTGACAATCGCGTGATCAACATTCACCCGTCGCTGATCCCGGCCTTTTGCGGCGAAGGTTTTTATGGCGCCCGCGTTCACCAGGCGGCGATTGACTACGGCGTCAAACTAAGCGGCTGCACAATTCACTTGGTCGACAATCATTACGACAACGGTCCGGTCGTCGCCCAACAATCGGTTCCGGTCTTACCCGATGACGACGCCGCGGCCCTCGCCGCGCGTGTCTTCGAGGCGGAATGCGAACTCTACCCGCACGTGCTGCAATTG
- the ileS gene encoding isoleucine--tRNA ligase produces MFPENQQNVQFPQLEAEVLDFWKSHKIYEKSLEARREGPKFVFYEGPPTANGMPHPGHCLTRAIKDVFPRYRTMRGYYCERKAGWDTHGLPVEVEVCKEMGIHSKEEIENFGVEPFIHKCQASVWRYMKEWERLTERLGFWIKLDEAYVTYHQSYVESVWWALKNFYDRGLLYQGHKIVWWWAQGGTALSSGEVGEGYKDVADPSVYVRFPLVEDPKTALLVWTTTPWTLPSNQFAAVHPELEYSTVEDEDSGERLILATALIEPLATKTKKNWKTVATFQGAELLGKRYLPPFDYYYKTLGDAQGTLANGKTKQHVAWRVVAADFVTTDSGTGVVHQAPAFGEVDYDVLKAEQERFAPSEGPELICAVGPDGKFTDEAPDYKGRWVKEADKDIAHELKNRGLLFLLDQYLHSYPFCWRADEDPLIQYPRKSWFVRTTQFKDEMLANNKQINWMPEHIRDGRFGNFLESNVDWALSRERYWGTPLPIWVCDETGQMEAIGSYAELEAKPGAAGFDVWEAAKQANPDLVDDLKIHKPYIDEITYDSPFAKGATMRRVTEVIDCWFDSGAMPFAQWGYPYQNADRFEEQFPADFISEAIDQTRGWFYSQTAISTLLFGEGGDGKTVKHDYPHPFKNCIVLGLMLGEDGKKMSKSKKNYREPNEIFDKYGADALRWYLFANQPPWTSIRYNEQSIKDSIPEFLLRLWNVYSFFTIYANIDGFEPEQAIAGEAGQLSPTDMAGAKGYRAYAERSELDRWVLSELNKTIATVTDRMDAYDNYAACGALIDFVDALSNWYVRRSRDRFWSGDKDSPEKLDAYWTLYECLITTCKLIAPFTPFLAEGLWRSLAGVFGKRALESVHLCDFPSADQTAIDKQLSTRMNMIREISSLGRKARMDEKLKVRQPLSLVEVVLADATHQQWLESHGGLICEELNVKEVRFTQEGKEYIDYQVQPNFKRLGPKIGKLLPQVKAALGKADGGDLLSQLDSSGKITLEVGGESIELDGEDIQVRLQAKAGWAAAQGKMCVVVLNKELTPELLREGYCKDLVRLIQDQRKEMDLAYTDRIEIGVVTDAAELNEALTENGDYITGETLGNSLQSKALAGVDPIECEIGDFAAKLYVKKA; encoded by the coding sequence ATGTTTCCTGAAAACCAACAAAACGTGCAGTTCCCTCAACTGGAAGCCGAAGTTCTGGATTTCTGGAAGTCGCACAAGATTTACGAAAAATCGCTCGAAGCTCGCCGCGAAGGGCCCAAATTCGTCTTCTACGAAGGCCCTCCGACCGCCAACGGCATGCCGCATCCCGGCCACTGTCTGACGCGCGCGATCAAAGACGTCTTTCCCCGTTACCGCACCATGCGGGGCTATTACTGCGAACGGAAAGCCGGTTGGGACACCCACGGCTTGCCGGTCGAAGTCGAAGTCTGCAAAGAGATGGGGATCCACTCGAAGGAAGAAATCGAAAACTTCGGCGTTGAGCCGTTCATCCACAAGTGCCAGGCCAGCGTCTGGCGCTATATGAAAGAATGGGAACGTCTGACCGAACGTCTCGGCTTCTGGATCAAGCTGGACGAAGCGTACGTCACCTATCACCAGAGCTATGTCGAAAGCGTCTGGTGGGCGCTCAAGAACTTCTACGATCGCGGCCTGCTGTATCAAGGACACAAGATCGTTTGGTGGTGGGCGCAGGGTGGTACGGCGCTCTCGAGCGGCGAAGTGGGGGAAGGTTACAAAGACGTCGCCGATCCCAGCGTCTACGTCCGCTTTCCACTGGTCGAAGATCCGAAGACGGCGCTGTTGGTCTGGACGACGACTCCTTGGACGTTGCCGAGCAACCAGTTCGCCGCCGTTCACCCAGAGCTCGAATACTCGACCGTCGAAGATGAAGATTCCGGCGAGCGTCTGATCCTGGCGACCGCGCTCATCGAACCGCTGGCGACCAAGACCAAAAAGAACTGGAAGACGGTCGCCACTTTCCAAGGCGCCGAACTGCTCGGCAAGCGTTATCTGCCGCCGTTCGACTACTACTACAAGACGCTGGGAGACGCCCAGGGGACGTTGGCCAACGGCAAGACGAAGCAGCACGTCGCCTGGCGCGTCGTCGCCGCCGACTTCGTCACGACCGATAGCGGTACCGGCGTCGTCCATCAAGCGCCCGCCTTCGGTGAAGTCGACTACGACGTGCTAAAAGCCGAGCAGGAACGCTTCGCGCCAAGCGAAGGTCCAGAGTTGATCTGCGCCGTCGGTCCCGACGGCAAGTTCACCGACGAAGCGCCCGACTACAAAGGGCGTTGGGTTAAAGAGGCCGACAAGGACATCGCTCACGAACTCAAGAATCGCGGGCTCCTCTTCCTGCTCGATCAGTACCTGCACAGCTACCCGTTCTGCTGGCGGGCCGACGAAGATCCGTTGATCCAGTATCCGCGGAAGAGCTGGTTCGTTCGCACCACGCAGTTCAAAGACGAAATGCTGGCGAACAACAAGCAAATCAACTGGATGCCGGAACATATCCGCGACGGGCGGTTCGGCAACTTCCTCGAGTCGAACGTCGACTGGGCGCTGTCGCGCGAACGCTATTGGGGAACGCCGCTGCCGATCTGGGTTTGCGACGAGACGGGCCAGATGGAAGCGATCGGCAGCTACGCCGAATTGGAAGCGAAGCCCGGCGCCGCCGGCTTTGACGTTTGGGAAGCGGCCAAACAGGCGAATCCCGATCTGGTCGACGATCTGAAGATCCACAAGCCGTACATCGACGAAATCACCTACGATTCGCCGTTCGCCAAGGGCGCCACGATGCGCCGCGTCACCGAAGTGATCGACTGCTGGTTCGACTCCGGCGCGATGCCGTTCGCGCAGTGGGGCTATCCGTACCAAAACGCCGATCGTTTCGAAGAGCAGTTCCCGGCCGACTTCATCAGCGAAGCGATCGACCAGACGCGCGGTTGGTTCTACAGCCAAACGGCGATCAGCACGCTGCTGTTCGGCGAAGGGGGCGACGGCAAAACCGTCAAACACGACTATCCTCACCCGTTTAAGAACTGCATCGTGCTGGGGCTGATGCTGGGCGAAGACGGCAAGAAGATGTCGAAGAGCAAGAAGAACTATCGCGAGCCGAACGAGATCTTCGACAAGTACGGCGCCGACGCCCTTCGCTGGTACCTATTCGCCAATCAACCGCCTTGGACGTCGATCCGTTACAACGAGCAGTCAATCAAGGACAGTATTCCAGAGTTTCTGCTGCGGCTGTGGAACGTCTACAGCTTCTTCACGATCTACGCCAACATCGACGGATTTGAACCGGAACAGGCGATCGCCGGCGAAGCGGGACAACTATCCCCGACCGACATGGCCGGCGCGAAAGGATATCGCGCGTACGCCGAGCGAAGCGAGCTCGATCGTTGGGTGCTGAGCGAATTAAACAAGACGATCGCTACGGTTACCGACCGGATGGACGCGTACGACAACTACGCGGCCTGCGGAGCGCTGATCGATTTTGTCGACGCACTGAGCAACTGGTACGTTCGCCGCAGCCGCGATCGCTTCTGGAGCGGAGACAAGGACTCGCCGGAGAAGCTCGACGCTTACTGGACGCTGTACGAATGTTTGATCACCACCTGCAAGCTGATCGCCCCGTTCACGCCATTTTTGGCGGAAGGGCTGTGGCGCAGTTTGGCCGGGGTCTTCGGCAAGCGCGCTTTGGAAAGCGTCCACCTGTGCGATTTCCCGTCGGCCGACCAGACGGCGATCGACAAGCAACTGTCGACTCGCATGAACATGATCCGCGAAATCTCGTCGCTTGGCCGCAAGGCCCGCATGGACGAGAAGCTGAAGGTTCGTCAGCCGCTGTCGTTGGTCGAAGTGGTGCTGGCCGACGCGACGCATCAGCAGTGGCTCGAGTCGCACGGCGGCTTGATCTGCGAAGAACTGAACGTCAAAGAGGTACGGTTCACGCAGGAAGGGAAAGAGTACATCGACTACCAGGTGCAGCCGAACTTCAAGCGGCTTGGCCCAAAGATCGGCAAGCTACTGCCGCAAGTCAAAGCGGCGCTCGGCAAAGCGGACGGGGGCGACTTGCTGTCGCAGCTCGATAGCAGCGGAAAGATCACGCTGGAAGTCGGCGGCGAGTCGATCGAACTCGACGGCGAAGATATCCAGGTTCGCTTGCAAGCGAAGGCCGGTTGGGCCGCCGCCCAAGGGAAGATGTGCGTGGTGGTCCTCAACAAAGAGCTCACGCCGGAGTTGCTTCGCGAAGGTTATTGCAAGGATTTGGTTCGCTTGATCCAAGACCAGCGCAAGGAAATGGACTTGGCCTACACCGATCGGATCGAGATCGGCGTCGTAACCGATGCGGCCGAGCTAAACGAAGCGCTGACCGAAAACGGCGACTACATCACCGGCGAAACGCTCGGCAACAGCCTGCAATCGAAAGCTCTGGCCGGCGTTGATCCGATCGAGTGCGAAATTGGCGACTTCGCCGCCAAGCTGTACGTCAAGAAAGCGTAA
- a CDS encoding CBS domain-containing protein: MTEFQLHLTTEPVTRLHPDAPLKVDESETVASVMRQMRDHKVGAVLVTSANRMTGIFTERDALHLMAQQLELNEPISRRMKRSVVLARRDDNVATAIKKMAAGGHRRLPLVDANGNAVGVITAAGVLHFLAEHFPEAIYNLPPTQRSSAEREGA, from the coding sequence ATGACCGAGTTTCAGCTACATCTGACGACCGAGCCGGTGACGCGTTTGCATCCCGACGCTCCTCTCAAAGTCGATGAATCCGAAACGGTCGCCTCCGTTATGCGACAAATGCGCGATCATAAGGTCGGCGCGGTGTTGGTCACCAGTGCGAATCGAATGACCGGCATTTTCACTGAACGAGACGCGCTGCATTTGATGGCACAACAGCTAGAACTGAACGAACCGATCTCACGGAGGATGAAACGGAGCGTCGTGTTGGCGCGGCGTGACGACAACGTCGCGACGGCCATCAAAAAAATGGCGGCCGGCGGGCACCGAAGATTGCCTCTGGTCGACGCCAATGGCAACGCCGTGGGCGTCATTACCGCAGCCGGCGTGCTGCACTTTCTGGCCGAACACTTCCCCGAGGCGATATATAACTTGCCTCCCACGCAGCGAAGTTCGGCTGAGCGCGAAGGAGCATAA
- the ribA gene encoding GTP cyclohydrolase II, translating to MTHRFSSVQAAVDAISRGEIVIVVDAEDRENEGDFVAAAEKITPESVNFMITHGRGMLCAPILPDVCERLDLHPIVENNNAPLQTSFITPVDHHTSKTGITAKERADTILALADPHTTVDDFVRPGHVYPLLAKEGGVLRRAGHTEASVDLARMAGLRPAGVLCEILDEAGDRANRDQLIELAEKFNLEIISIEQLIAHRRVNEKLVSRAAEADLPTKYGQFRIIVYSVAYESQEPVALIFGEPDKQEKPPLVRLHSSCFTGDLISSLRCDCGDQLQMALQRISEEGHGVLVYLPQEGRGIGLTQKIRAYGLQDHGLDTVEANHALGFKADMRDYGIGIQILKDIGLRQIRLLTNNPKKTDAFIYGGFDLEVVDQVPMASPVNEFNEKYLATKRDKMGHTLP from the coding sequence GTGACCCATCGTTTTTCATCGGTTCAAGCGGCCGTCGACGCGATAAGTCGTGGCGAAATTGTCATCGTCGTGGATGCGGAAGACCGCGAAAACGAGGGGGATTTTGTCGCTGCGGCCGAGAAAATCACGCCGGAGTCGGTCAATTTCATGATCACCCATGGTCGCGGGATGCTTTGCGCCCCGATCCTGCCTGACGTTTGCGAACGCTTGGACCTCCACCCGATCGTCGAAAACAACAACGCGCCGCTGCAGACGTCGTTCATCACCCCGGTCGATCACCACACCAGCAAGACCGGGATCACCGCCAAGGAACGTGCCGACACGATCCTGGCGCTGGCCGATCCCCACACGACCGTCGACGATTTCGTTCGCCCGGGTCACGTCTATCCGCTGCTGGCCAAAGAAGGGGGCGTCCTGCGACGCGCCGGTCATACCGAAGCCTCGGTCGACCTGGCTCGCATGGCGGGACTTCGCCCGGCCGGCGTCTTGTGCGAGATCCTGGATGAAGCGGGGGATCGGGCAAATCGCGATCAGCTGATCGAACTGGCCGAAAAGTTCAACCTCGAAATCATCTCGATCGAACAGCTGATCGCCCATCGCCGCGTGAACGAGAAACTGGTCTCGCGAGCGGCCGAAGCGGATCTGCCGACCAAGTATGGTCAGTTCCGCATCATCGTTTACTCGGTCGCTTACGAATCGCAAGAGCCGGTCGCGCTGATCTTCGGCGAGCCTGACAAGCAAGAGAAACCGCCGCTGGTTCGACTCCACTCCAGCTGCTTCACCGGCGACTTGATCAGTTCGCTGCGTTGCGACTGCGGCGATCAATTGCAAATGGCCCTTCAGCGAATCAGCGAAGAAGGACATGGCGTTCTGGTTTATCTTCCGCAGGAAGGGCGCGGCATCGGCTTGACGCAAAAGATCCGGGCTTACGGCCTGCAGGATCATGGCCTCGACACCGTCGAAGCGAATCACGCCCTCGGTTTCAAAGCCGATATGCGCGACTACGGCATCGGCATTCAAATCTTGAAAGACATCGGCCTCCGTCAAATTCGGCTGTTGACTAACAATCCGAAAAAGACCGATGCGTTCATCTACGGCGGGTTCGACCTGGAAGTGGTCGACCAGGTTCCGATGGCATCTCCGGTCAACGAGTTCAACGAGAAGTACCTCGCAACGAAGCGCGACAAGATGGGTCATACCCTGCCGTAG